One Brassica napus cultivar Da-Ae chromosome A5, Da-Ae, whole genome shotgun sequence DNA window includes the following coding sequences:
- the LOC106435471 gene encoding 5'-adenylylsulfate reductase-like 5: MDLRVPILFFFLSTICFPSVLASSSPVDFSVCNHEFELFRFDLDSKCPSSLHPAPPIQVDGETLDRLMGLNYDGNGYMSVLFYASWCPFSRVVRPKFDMLSSMFPQIQHLAVEHSQALPSVFSRYGIHSLPSILIVNRTSKARYHGQKDLTSLIEFYEESTGLKPVQYVAEAEPTTSLDSTDGNLITWLRKGTSISEIFRQDPFLVLSLLFICLQMAILVFPIAESRMKALWASYVSNLNLERFGEISQLFSRALHMVDVRRLWLKLRLVKTRNFHERAMNAQAWASSLASVSLGQTSSDQS; the protein is encoded by the exons ATGGATTTGCGGGTTccgattctcttcttcttcttgagtaCAATATGCTTTCCTTCTGTCTTGGCTTCATCTTCCCCTGTGGACTTTTCCGTCTGCAATCACGAATTCGAGCTCTTCCGCTTCGATTTAGACTCCAAATGTCCTTCTTCTCTCCATCCAGCTCCTCCTATCCAG GTAGATGGAGAGACACTTGACAGGTTAATGGGTTTGAACTATGATGGGAATGGTTATATGTCTGTTCTCTTTTATGCTTCCTGGTGCCCTTTCTCACGTGTTGTGCGTCCTAAGTTTGATATGTTGAGTTCCATGTTCCCTCAAATACAGCACTTAGCTGTCGAGCATTCTCAAGCACTCCCATC TGTGTTTTCAAGGTATGGTATCCACAGCTTACCTTCAATCCTGATTGTTAATCGAACTTCAAAGGCACGTTACCATGGTCAAAAGGATCTTACATCCCTCATTGAGTTTTATGAGGAATCTACAG GTCTCAAGCCTGTCCAGTACGTGGCAGAAGCTGAACCAACAACCAGCTTAGACTCCACCGATGGTAACCTGATCACATGGTTACGCAAAGGGACATCGATCAGTGAAATATTCAGACAAGATCCGTTCTTGGTTCTATCTCTGCTGTTTATCTGTTTACAAATGGCAATCCTCGTCTTCCCCATAGCAGAATCACGAATGAAAGCGTTGTGGGCTTCTTACGTTTCCAATCTAAACCTGgaaaggtttggagagattagTCAACTGTTCAGCCGTGCTCTCCACATGGTCGATGTGAGGAGGCTATGGTTGAAACTTAGACTCGTCAAAACAAGGAACTTTCATGAAAGAGCAATGAACGCTCAAGCCTGGGCGTCATCGCTTGCATCTGTGTCTCTTGGCCAAACTTCATCAGACCAATCCTGA